TTGGTCATCCTCAAGTTCAGCGATCGCATTATGCATCGTATGCTGGGATCCACGCTGGCCAATTTCATCTGTTTTCTCGGTGGGTAGGGCCAGCAGGTCAGCCGGTGTCTCGTCGGCGTCCTTCTCTGTGGCGTCTATCGGAAGCGGAGCCAACAGCCTCACGTTTCGCTTGTAAGTACCGCTGCTTGTCCGAATGTCAGCAACGCGTACCATATCGTCAGGTCCCACGTAAGTTCTCGTAACTATCCCCATGGGCCATCGACCGACCGGGAGGTTGTCGTCGCCAACCAGTACAATCTGCCCAACTTGCACGTTCGAAGTTCGTTTTGTCCATTTGGCGTGGCATCGTAGCTGGGACAGGTAATCGGCTTGCCAGCGAGACCAAAATTGCTGGGACAATTTTTGCACGCGCTTCCATCTCGTCTTGACACCGTCCGTATCATCGTTTTGGATGGTAGCAGGAATAGAGAATGAGGCCCGCGCGATCAAAAAGTGTGCTGGAGTGAGCGCTTCGACGGAGCCAGGATTGGCATGGACAGCAGTAAGTGGCCTGGAATTGAGAATTGATGAAATTTGATAGAGTAACGTTTGCAACTCAACCAATTTGAGATGGGCGCCCCTCGCTGCAGCCTTGAAAAGGCGTTTGGCCACTTTAATGTTGGCCTCCCAAAGGCCGCCAAAATTCGGGCTCCGCGGCGGAATGAAGGAGAACCGTATCCCCTTTTCGGCAGCTAGATTCACTATCTCGTCCTGGAAGGCGCGGTTGTTGTAGGCTTCACGTAGCAGGCGCAACTCTTTGGCTGCTCCAACGAAGTTTCGGCCGTTATCTGAATATATCGTGTCTGGTCTGCCACGAAGGGATACGAAACGAATCAGTGCTGAGATGAAAGCAGACGTTGAAAGGTTTTCCACCACTTCCAGATGAATTGCCTTGGTAGCAAAGCAGACGAATATGCACGCGTAGACTTCTATCCGCCGTGTCGATCTGGTGTGAGGGATGACGTAGAAAGGTCCACATAAGTCCACCCCCGTGTGGGTGAAAGCGGGTGACACAGTTACCCGGGCAGCAGGCAATTGGCCCATTTGCTGCACGAATTGTTTAGGTCTGGCTCGTATACATACGATACATCGCGATGTCACACCGATAACTGTGCGTCGAAGATCTCGCATCCAGAACCTTGCCCGAAATTCTGCCATAACTAGGTCCGTACCGGCGTGGTGATTGTATTCATGAAGGTACCGTACAATAGTGCGAGAAAAGGGATGTGATTTCGGCACTAAGATCGGCACTCTCGCATCATCCGTCATTTCTGCGTTCTCCAATCGTCCCTTCACGCGTATCAGGTTGTCTCGAACGATCGGGTTAAGGTGCTGAAGAGGACCTTTTGAGCTAACCTGTCCAGATTCGTGCATTTCTCGTACCTCATTGGGGAATGCTGTGGCCTGCATTACCCGTAGCAACAATTGAAGTCCGGATTCCAATTCGTCCAGCAGCAAGGGACCGGTTTTTCTTTCCACCGTAGAAGAGGTCACACGGAGCCTGGCAGAATTAACTTTGAAGTTGTGGATGATTCTGCTAAGCCATGCGAAATGTCGCCTCGTCTTAATGAAGGAATTGTGGTACTTATATTGAGCTATCAAATCTTCACAAGCGGGGCCTACGGTTGCCGCTAAAGCTTGTGGTGGGGCTGCACCCTCTTCTGATATGGTCTCGTAACCATCATTGGTTTGTGGGCAGGAATCTGTAATGATAAAATTCGGACCGTTTAACCAGAATTTCATATTTTCCCCTCTCACCAATTTGCTAGCTGGAAGTCCCCTGGATACGATGTCTGCCGGGTTTAGCTTTGTTGGCACATAGTGCCAATCACATGCATTGGTCGCAGCGCATATCTTGGATACTCGATTTTTTACGAAGACGTCTAATTTCGAATTATCGGAACGTATCCAGGCTAATACGACTTGCGAGTCAGTCCACCATCTAGTTTGTTGCACTCGGGTGCCGAATACGTCCCTTATTTTCACGTAGAGTTCAGCTAGCAAGAGTGCTGCTTGGAGTTCTAGTCTGGGCAAAGTCAGTTCCTTCAGCGGTGCAACTCTTGACTTGGCACATAGGAGTCGCGATCGTCTTTCTCCATTACCATCCAAGTAGCGAACGTATATTGCACACCCATATGCTTTTGTTGAGGCATCACAAAAACCATAGATGGTACTATTTTCTGCTTCACTTGGCAGCGCCATTCTTGGGATGTGTAGCTGCCGAAGGACTGGTAGTTGAGCCGCAAACTCGTTCCACTTAGCAAGGGCATGAGGCGGTACAGTTTCGTCCCATGTAAGATTGTCGCGCCATAGATTTTGCAAGAGGATTTTTGCGGTGATGATCACGGGTTGCAGGATTCCAACTGGATCGTAAAGTTTGGCAATTCTTGCCACTAAGCATCGTTTGGTCATGGAGTTTACGGGCAGGTGGCAATCATTGTCAATGATAAGCTGGAATGTGTCTTCTGAAGGACACCACGCTAGACCCAGCATTTTGATAGCCTGTCTGTCGCCGATTTGCACCGGAGAGTCAAGGTGTTCTTCTGGCACATCATGTACTACTGCAGGGACATTGGATGCCCATTTCCGTAAGTGCATTCCTCTATTCATAAGTGCCCGTTCAATCCCGCAGCTAAGCACACGTaattcgtccggagtcgcaGCACCCAATGACAGGTTATCCACGTAGAATGAGCGCTGAATGGCGTCAGCGATTTCCGGATTGGATGAACGCACTTCCTCGCCTGCCTCATATAACGCTCTACACGCAAGATACGACGAGGAGGCCTCGCCGTAAGTGACGGTACGGAGCCTATACATTTGAGCGGTATCTCTTGCATCTTCGCGCCATAATATGCACTGCATCCAGGTGTCCGAGTCAGCTACCCAGATTTGGCGATACATCTTCGCAATGTCCGCTGTAACCACCACTGTTTGCGTCCGAAAATGCAACCATAAGTGAAGGAGATCCGGTTGTATCACTGGCCCGATGGCTTGTAGGTCGTTAAGCGAAATTCCAGTGGTGGACTTCGCACTCGCGTCGAAGACTACTCGCAGCTTCGTGGTTGTAGAATCTGGTTTTATCACACACGAATGTGGGATTACGTATCGAACCTTATGTAGTTCGTCTGCCGGTACAGGAGTCATGTGTCTTAGCTCAAGATATTCGCGCATGAACTTTCGGTACTCCTCATAAGTGTCTTGATGCCGAGACAGCTTCCGCTCGAGTGATAATAATCGTCGTTGAGCCTGTTCGATGGAGTCTCCCAGTTGCGTCAACTCCCCCCGTAGGGGAATCCGGACGACGTATCGACCATCCTCAGCAATCTTCGTGTGAGCTCTGAAATGTTCCTCGAGCTCATGGTCTTGTAAAGCTAACCGGTCTGGGACGTCAGGTGGCAGTTCTTCCACCTTCCAAAATCGCTCAAGGCTCACTTCCAGGTCGTCAATATAGGTCGCCTTATGACAACTCCGCGAGTGGAGATTAGTGGAGGTCATATTGCATAGCAACCCTCCAACTATCCAACCGAATTTGGTGTTTTGTAAAGTGAGTCCATTAGGTAAGCGATGAAGTCCTGCACCGAGCGAGTCATAGCATATTCCGGCCCCTAATATCGCATCAACTGGCCCTGTATGACTGAAGTTTTCATCGGCGAGTCGCTTGCCAGGTGGGAGGCTCAGTTCGTCCTTCTTGATTGTGCGATAGGGTTGCGCACTGAGTTCCGGTATGACGTAGAAATTGGAGCTGAAACGGTAGGATCCATTAATTGCTATGACTTTCGTACGAATTTTATTCGATACAGGGAGTTTACCACTTATCCCCATTAGCGTAATTTTCTCAGACAGTAACGGTAACCTCAACCGTTTCACAGCGGACGCCGTGATGGCTTGGATTTGGCACCCAGAATCTAGCAGGCAACGGAATCGTTGCCACTCCCCCAGGCCGTCTTGAATAAGCACCGCAACAGTTGCTAGCAAAACGTGGTTGGCAAGGTTAGAGACGTCACGAGATGATACACCAGACAGATGCATTGAACCACACGTAGCGGAACGCTGGGCAGCTGGAGCCATCCTCACTGCTAGGGGATGGCTTAGATTGGAACAGGAGGATACGATAGCACCATCATCCATTGCAGGGGAAGATGCGCGCACACTTAGCAATGGCTGAGCAGAGCGGGAATGCAAGACACCACGCGGCGACGAAACGGACCGAGCGCGTGGATCGGCCATcgctgaaagcacggcacTAGTACTTGGGGATGGCAGCACGGAGCGGGAACGCGGGGACGGCAGCACGGAGCAGGAACGCAGGACACCACGCGGCGGCGAAACGGACCGAGCGCGTGGATCGGTCATcgctgaaagcacggcacTAGTGCTTTTGGATGGCGGCACGAAGCGGGAACGCGGCGACGGAAGCACGGGGCAGGAACGCCGGACACCACGTGGATCGGCCATcgctgaaagcacggcacTAGTGCTTGTGGATGGCGGCACGGAGCGGGAACGCGGCGACGGAAGCACGGAGCAGGAACGCCGGACACCAAGTGGATCGGCCATcgctgaaagcacggcacTAATGCTTGTGGATGGCGGCACGGAGCGGGAACGCGGCGACGAAGGCACGGAGCAGGAACGCGGCGACGGAAGCACGGAGCAGGAAAGCCGGACACCACGTGGATCGGCCATcgctgaaagcacggcacGAATGCTTGTGGATGGCGGCACGGAGCGGGAACGCGGGGACGGCAGCACGGAGCAGGAACGCCGGACACCACGTGGATCGGCCATcgctgaaagcacggcacGAATGCTTGTGGATGGCGGCACGGAGCGGGAACGCGGGGACGGCAGCACGGAGCAGGAACGCCGGACACCACGTGGATCGGCCATcgctgaaagcacggcacTAATGCTTGTGGATGGCGGCACGGAGCGGGAACGCGGCGACGGAAGCACGGAGCAGGGACGCCGGACACCACGTGGTGGCGAAACGGAATGTGGTTGTCACTTCGCAGCTTCGGAAGATTTCACGTGCAAAAGAGTATGATGTTTTTGTCTACACACTTGGCATCTTTTGTTGCTGGGGCACTGCGAAGCGGGGTGCTGGCTGGAAAGGCAATTCACGCACTTGCCTTTGCTCATCACGTAGTTGATGCGTTCACATTCCGACCGAACCTGCAGCTCTGGACACAGCGGGCCCGTGTGGCCCGGCTTGTCGCACGCATAGCAGCGTCGCGTGCCTGGCTGGTGATCCACCGAGCTGTATCTAGTTCGCTGGGTTTGCGGGGTTGGCGTCTGACTGGTACTTACTGTATCCACCGTGGCTACGAATGCCGCACGTATTGGGCGCTTGCTACTAGTAGAAGCGCGGTCAGGACGTGACGCGGCGCTTTTCCGCGGCTCATAGTATAGCGAACTCGACAACCTATCGAGCTCGTCGCGCAGTTCCTTCCACGTCGGAATGGTGTGGACGTCCAGCCTACGGGATATTCTGGTTATGGTTTCATCGTCTAGCTTGGACATAACCAGGCTCACTAGCATTCCATCCTCCACCACGCTAGGCCGTTGTCCGCTTGCGCCTGCAATTTGCTTCGCTGCGGAGGTTGATGTTTCGACCACATCTATTATCCGCATAAGCCCGTTGGAAGACGCCACAGTCATTTTTGGAAGGTCTCTGAGATAGTTAAAGTGGCTGAGGAAAGCTACCCGTTTCTTGTAGAACCTTTCCTCCAACTTACTCCATGCCCTTTCGAAGGGCATACCAGCGTTTTCGAAGGCTTCGCAACTGTTCCGCGCAATATCGCACCGATCGAAACACTTTATAAGGAACGCGTACCGCTCCGCATCACCTGTCAAACCGACAATCCGCTTTTCGAACCGTCCCGCGAACGCTGGCCATTCCGAAGGATCACCGTTAAACTTCGGAAGTTCGATGCGCGGAAGGTGATCGGAGCGGGAAGGGGTTGATGCAAGTGTTACATCTAACTGCGGAGTAGGCGGCACTTCCACCGCATACACTTTCCTTAGTTCGGTTTTCACTTGCGCGTAGGCCTCAACGAACGTATCGCGTCGCGGTTGCGGACCCGATATTGCTTCCAGCTGCAACAGCGCTTTATTGCCTTCGCTCCACAATAACGCTGCGATCTCATCCTTACTCCTAGCCATTTGCTGGCTCAATCTACCTTCGCGCGCTTGcgataaaatgttttgcagcGCACTTTCTAGGCCTGTCAGTTGGCGAGTCGCTTCCAACTTGATCCGCTGGTTTTCGTCTGCTGTTTGATCCTCCGTCGGCATATTGCCTTCTTTTCACTAGCACGTAGCACAACTCACTATTATTTAACCTTTTTCACGTAGAACgtatcacgtcggggtcaccaagTTTTATTTCACGAAGTCGCAAAAAGGGATAAAAAACACTAGAACGTAGAATGTCTTTACAACGTTATAATCATACGATTTATTCCACTCAACTACAAGTATACGATTGCTCGATCGATCCGCTGATCGATCGCACGAAGCCCACGAAAGCCGATTCCCCAGGATGCTGAGAGAGAATTTACGCACAAAATTCTCTCTCACGCACGCTCCCACATGACGTATCGATAACCTGACGTGGGGACACGAGGTTATCGGGTCAAAGTGCGTTTCGGAACGCAAGCGCAATCTTTCGAAACGCATTCGAAAGATGCTGTTCAAAACCGGTGACCGTTTCGCCGTTGACGGTTTCGAATCTCATCGATTTACATGAccaccatctattatcgttgttacggccatgtatcatccaaatgaagccatctcccactaattcaatggccttgaaatttgatgttgaatcttgttgccatctattatcgttgttaaggccatgtttcatccaaatgaagccatctcccacaaattcaatggccttgaaatttgatgttgaatcttgttgccatctattatcgttgttacggccatgtttcatccaaatgaagccatcttgcactatttgaatggccttgaaatttgattttgaatcttgttgccttctattatcgttgttacggccatgtttcatccaaataaaggcatcttgaactaattcaatggccttgaaatttgatgttgaattttgttgccatctattatcgttgttacggccatgtttcatcgaaatgaagccatcttgtactatttgaatggccttgaaatttgatgttgaattttgttgccatctattatcgttgttacggccatgtttcatccaaatgaagccatcttgcactaattcaatggccttgaaatttgatgttgaatcttgttgccatctattatcgttgttacggccatgtttcatccaaataaagccatcttgtactatttgaatgtccttgaaatttgatgttgaattttgttgccatcaattttcgttgttacggccatgtttcatcgaaatgaagccatcttgcactatttgaatggccttgaaatttgatgttgaattttgttgccatctattatcgttgttacagccatttttcatccaaataaaggcatcttgaactaattcaatggccttgaaatttgatgttgaattttgttgccatctattatcgttgttacagccatgtttcatccaaatgaagccatcttgcactatttgaatggccttgaaatttgaagtagatttttgctgccatctattatcgttattacggccatgtttaattcaaatgaagccatcttgcactatttgaatggccttgaaatttgatgttgaattttgttgccatctattatcgttgttacggccatgtttcatccaaatgaagccatcttgaacttattcaatggccttgaaatttgatgttgaattttgttgccatctattatcgttgttacggccatgtttcatccaaatgaagccatcttgcactatttgaactggcatcttgaactaattcaatggccttgaaattttatgttgaattttgttgccatctattatcgttgttacggccatgtttcatccaaatgaagccatcttgcactatttgaatggccttgaaatttgatgttgaattttgttgccatctattatcgttgttacagccatgtttcatccaaatgaagccatcttgtactatttgaatggccttgaaatttgatgttgagtttttctgccatctattatcgttgttacggccatatttcatccaaatgaagccatcttgtactatttgaatggccttgaaatttgatgttgaattttgttgccatctattattgttgttacggccatgtttcatccaaaggaagccatcttgtactatttgaatggccttgaaatttgatgttgaatcttgttgccatctattatcgttgttacggccatgttcgtgcaaataaaggcattttgaactaattcaatggccttgaaatttgattttgaatcttgttgccttctattatcgttgttacggccatgtttcatccaaataaaggcatcttgaactaattcaatggccttgaaatttgatgttgaattttgttgccatctattatcgttgttacggccatgtttcatcgaaatgaagccatcttgtactatttgaatggccttgaaatttgatgttgaattttgttgccatctattatcgttgttacggccatgtttcatccaaatgaagccatctcccactaattcaatggccttgaaatttgatgttgaatcttgttgccatcaattatcgttgttacggccatgtttcatcgaaatgaagccatcttgcactatttgaatggccttgaaatttgatgttgaattttgttgccatctattatcgttgctacggccatgtttcatccaaatgaagccatcttgaactatttcaatggccttgaaatttgatgttgaattttgttgccatctattatcgttgttacggccatgtttcattcaaatgaagccatcttgcactatttgaatggccttgaaatttgatgttgagtttttttgccatctattatcgttgttgtggccatgtttcatccaaatgaagccatcttgcactatttcaatggccttgaaatttgatgttgaattttgttgccatctattatcgttgttatggccatgtttcatccaaataaagccaccttgcactttttggatggccttgaaatttgatgttgaattttgttaccatctattatcgttgttacggccatgtatcatccaaatgaagccatctcccacttattcaatggccttgaaatttgatgttgaattttgttgccatctattatcgttgttacagccatgtttcatccaaatgaagcaatcttgtactatttgaatggccttgaaatttgatgttgaatcttgttgccatctattatcgttgttacggccatgtttcatccaaatgaagccatcttgcactatttgaatggccttgaaatttgatgttgaattttgttgccatctattatcgttgttacggccatgtttcatcgaaatgaagccatcttgcactatttgaatggccttgaaatttgatgttgaattttgttgccatctattatcgttgttacagccatgtttcatccaaataacgccatattgcactatttgaatgggcttgaaatttgatgttgaattttgttgccatctattatcgttgttacggccatgtttcatccaaatgaagccatcttgcactatttgaatggccttgaaatttgatgttgagttttttttgccatctattatcgttgttacggccatgtttcatccaaatgaagccatcttgcactatttgaatggccttgaaatttgaagttgatttttgctgccatctattatcgttgttacggccatgtttcatccaaatgaagccatcttgcactatttgaactggcatcttgaactaattcaatggccttgaaattttatgttgaattttgttgccatctattatcgttgttacggccatgtttcatccaaatgaagccatcttgcactatttgaatggccttgaaatttgatgttgaattttgttgccatctattatcgttgttacagccatgtttcatccaaatgaagccatcttgtactatttgaatggccttgaaatttgatgttgagtttttctgccatctattatcgttgttacggccatatttcatccaaatgaagccatcttgtactatttcaatggccttgaaatttgatgttgaattttgttgccatctattattgttgttacggccatgtttcatccaaaggaagccatcttgtactatttgaatggccttgaaatttgatgttgaatcttgttgccatctattatcgttgttacggccatgctcgtgcaaataaaggcattttgaactaattcaatggccttgaaatttgatgttgaattttgttgccatctattatcgttgttacggccatgtttcatccaaatgaagccatcttgaactaattcaatggccttgaaatttgatgttgaattttgttgccatctattatcgttgttacggccatgtatcatccaaatgaagccatctcccactaattcaatggccttgaaatttgatgttgaatcttgttgccatctattatcgttgttacggccatgtttcatccaaatgaagccatctcccacaaattcaatggccttgaaatttgatgttgaatcttgttgccatctattatcgttgttacggccatgtttcatccaaatgaagccatcttgcactatttgaacttgcatcttgaactaattcaatggccttgaaattttatgttgaatttttttgccatctattatcgttgttacggccatgtttcatccaaatgaagccatcttgcactatttgaatggccttgaaatttgatgttgaattttgttgccatctattatcgttgttacagccatgtttcatccaaatgaagccatcttgtactatttgaatggccttgaaatttgatgttgagtttttctgccatctattatcgttgttacggccatatttcatccaaatgaagccatcttgtactatttgaatggccttgaaatttgatgttgaattttgttgccatctattattgttgttacggccatgtttcatccaaatgaagccatcttgcactatttgaatggccttgaaatttgatgttgaattttgttgccatctagtattgttgttacagccatgtttcatccaaatgaagccatcttgtactatttgaatggccttgaaatttgatgttgagtttttctgccatctattatcgttgttacggccatatttcatccaaatgaagccatcttgtactatttgaatggccttgaaatttgatgttgaattttgttgccatctattatcgttgttacggccatatttcatccaaatgaagccatcttgtactatttgaatggccttgaaatttgatgttgaattttgttgccatcaattatcgttgttacggccatgtttcatccaaatgaagccatcttgaactaattcaatggccttgaaatttgatgttgaattttgttgccatctgttatcgttgttacagccatg
The sequence above is a segment of the Anopheles gambiae unplaced genomic scaffold, idAnoGambNW_F1_1 scaffold_12, whole genome shotgun sequence genome. Coding sequences within it:
- the LOC133395013 gene encoding uncharacterized protein LOC133395013, yielding MAEQILGDGSTERERGDGSTEQERRTPRGGETDRARGSVIAESTALVLLDGGTKRERGDGSTGQERRTPRGSAIAESTALVLVDGGTERERGDGSTEQERRTPSGSAIAESTALMLVDGGTERERGDEGTEQERGDGSTEQESRTPRGSAIAESTARMLVDGGTERERGDGSTEQERRTPRGSAIAESTARMLVDGGTERERGDGSTEQERRTPRGSAIAESTALMLVDGGTERERGDGSTEQGRRTPRGGETECGCHFAASEDFTCKRV